In Carya illinoinensis cultivar Pawnee chromosome 10, C.illinoinensisPawnee_v1, whole genome shotgun sequence, one DNA window encodes the following:
- the LOC122278270 gene encoding prosaposin-like, with amino-acid sequence MDVRVGLLLVISLGATWACDARKLGNTELGSGNGRISEIPVMQTNYQDQDSELSEVQSLKEVSANDRVCTLCEEFASEALDYLAENKTQTEIFDALHQACNQIGSFKHECITLVDYYAPLFFLEVSSVQPQEFCRKVNLCQQIAKVSSQLHEDSCGLCHRTVSEILDKLKDPDTQLEIIELLLKACNSMENYVKKCKRMVFEYGPLILANAEKFLETTDICTVLHACNSPAASSNEASHVAKISLLSDS; translated from the exons ATGGATGTGAGAGTTGGGCTCTTACTTGTTATATCGTTGGGTGCTACTTGGGCTTGTGATGCTAGAAAACTTGGGAACACTGAGTTGGGTAGTGGGAATGGAAGGATTTCTGAGATACCAG TTATGCAAACCAACTATCAGGATCAAGATAGTGAACTAAGTGAAGTCCAAAGTTTGAAAGAAGTTTCAGCTAATGACAGAGTTTGTACATTGTGTGAGGAGTTTGCTTCAGAGGCACTTGATTACCTTGCTGAAAACAAGACCCAGACCGAGATCTTTGATGCCCTCCATCAGGCCTGCAATCAGATAGGCTCTTTCAAACATGAG TGCATCACTTTGGTGGACTATTATGCTCCTCTGTTCTTCTTAGAGGTTTCCTCTGTACAACCTCAAGAATTCTGCCGAAAAGTCAATCTCTGTCAACAAATTGCCAAGGTTTCTTCGCAACTTCATGAAGATAGCTGTGGGCTTTGCCACCGTACTGTTTCAGAAATACTAGATAAGTTGAAAGATCCTGACACACAG CTAGAAATCATTGAGTTGCTTTTGAAGGCATGCAATTCCATGGAGAACTATGTGAAAAAG TGCAAGAGAATGGTTTTTGAGTATGGACCTCTGATCCTAGCCAATGCAGAGAAATTTCTGGAAACAACAGACATTTGCACCGTTCTTCACGCCTGCAATTCACCTGCAGCTAGTAGCAATGAAGCATCACATGTGGCAAAGATATCCTTGCTATCTGATTCTTAA
- the LOC122278269 gene encoding CBL-interacting protein kinase 2-like, translating into MENKGSILMQRYELGRQLGQGTFAKVYHARNLKTGMSVAIKVIDKEKIFKVGMIDQIKREISVMGLIRHQNVVELYEVMASKTKIYFVLEYARGGELFSKVAKGKLKEDVARRYFQQLISAVDYCHSRGVFHRDLKPENLLLDENGSLKVSDFGLSALAESKRQDGLLHTTCGTPAYVAPEVINRKGYDGSKADIWSCGVILFVLLAGYLPFHDANLMEMYRKIGKAEFKFPNWFGPEVRRLLSKILDPNPNTRISMAKIMDNSWFRRGLVPKSRIIQSEMKEPALLDADAVFGQNENNISIRESKQDLATPSNLNAFDIISFSAGFDLSGLFENADQKKEVRFTSNKPASTIISKLEDIGKRLRLKVKKKDGGLLKMEGSKEGRKGLLGIDTEIFEITPLFHLVEMKKSSGDTLEYQKMLKQEIRPGLKDIVWTWQGEQQQQQQQEEQPPPALPHQLVSPLDS; encoded by the coding sequence ATGGAAAACAAAGGGAGTATATTGATGCAGCGGTACGAATTAGGAAGACAATTGGGCCAAGGTACCTTCGCCAAGGTTTACCACGCAAGGAACCTTAAGACTGGCATGAGTGTGGCCATTAAGGTAATTGATAAAGAGAAAATCTTCAAGGTTGGGATGATTGATCAGATCAAGAGGGAGATTTCTGTCATGGGATTGATTAGACATCAAAACGTGGTGGAGCTTTATGAAGTAATGGCCAGCAAAACCAAGATTTACTTTGTTTTGGAATATGCTAGAGGTGGTGAGTTGTTCAGCAAGGTAGCCAAAGGAAAACTCAAGGAGGATGTTGCTAGAAGATATTTCCAACAATTGATCAGTGCTGTTGATTACTGCCACAGTCGAGGTGTGTTCCATCGGGATTTGAAGCCAGAAAACCTACTGTTGGATGAGAATGGGAGTCTAAAGGTTTCGGATTTTGGACTGAGTGCACTTGCTGAATCTAAGCGTCAAGATGGGTTGCTCCATACAACCTGTGGAACTCCTGCATATGTTGCTCCAGAAGTGATTAATCGAAAAGGCTACGATGGATCCAAAGCTGATATTTGGTCTTGTGGGGTGATTTTATTTGTTCTGTTGGCTGGCTATCTCCCATTCCATGATGCAAATCTGATGGAGATGTATAGAAAGATTGGTAAGGCTGAATTTAAATTCCCAAACTGGTTTGGCCCTGAAGTTCGTAGATTGTTGTCAAAGATTTTGGATCCAAACCCAAATACCAGGATATCCATGGCCAAGATAATGGATAATTCATGGTTCCGAAGGGGGTTGGTTCCCAAATCCAGAATTATTCAATCAGAGATGAAAGAGCCCGCCCTTCTGGATGCTGATGCGGTTTTTGGACAAAATGAGAATAACATATCCATTAGAGAATCGAAACAAGATCTGGCAACGCCCTCTAACTTGAATGCTTTTGATATCATCTCCTTTTCTGCTGGCTTTGACTTGTCTGGTTTATTTGAGAACGCTGACCAGAAGAAGGAAGTGCGATTTACATCCAACAAACCAGCCTCGACAATAATCTCGAAGCTGGAAGACATTGGAAAGCGACTAAGActgaaagtgaaaaagaaagatggggGGTTACTGAAAATGGAGGGGTCCAAGGAAGGCAGGAAGGGCCTGTTGGGAATTGACACCGAGATCTTTGAGATCACTCCACTTTTCCATTTGGTGGAGATGAAAAAGTCGAGTGGAGATACACTGGAGTACCAAAAGATGTTGAAACAGGAGATAAGACCAGGTCTCAAGGACATTGTTTGGACCTGGCAAGgagagcagcagcagcagcagcagcaagaaGAACAACCACCTCCTGCTCTTCCGCATCAGCTCGTTTCGCCTCTGGATTCATAG